In one window of Aceticella autotrophica DNA:
- a CDS encoding DUF2149 domain-containing protein, which yields MKKRNNTISRLEDDDEEFNPLAYVVNLADLMLVFACGLMVSLMLSWSGGKILPSELKKVIQMKEVTNQSEKIKGQAVQGKGELQKVGEAYKDPNTGKIFIIEK from the coding sequence ATGAAAAAGAGAAACAATACAATATCAAGGCTTGAAGATGATGATGAAGAATTCAACCCGCTGGCATATGTGGTGAATCTTGCTGATTTGATGCTGGTGTTTGCATGTGGTTTGATGGTTTCTCTAATGCTTAGCTGGAGTGGTGGCAAGATTTTGCCAAGTGAATTAAAAAAGGTTATACAAATGAAAGAGGTAACAAATCAAAGTGAAAAAATAAAAGGGCAAGCCGTTCAGGGGAAAGGCGAATTACAAAAAGTAGGAGAAGCTTATAAGGATCCAAACACAGGAAAAATATTTATAATAGAAAAATGA
- a CDS encoding ATP-binding protein: MYYPFCAIVGQEKMKKALILNVVNTRLCGVLIRGEKGTAKSTAVRALAELLPEIKVVEGCPFGCDPENPALMCKDCREKWEKGEKLPAITRKMRVIDLPISATEDRVVGTIDIEKAIKKGEKSFEPGVLAEANRGILYVDEVNLLDDHVVDILLDSAAMGVNIVEREGVSYSHPANFILVGTMNPEEGDLRPQLLDRFGLCVTVEGIEDPKDRVEIIKNTLAFEEDPAKFSEKWEEKQEELRQKIVNAKKLLPKVKVDDEMLELIAHISLDMGVDGHRADIIMMKTASTIAAYKGKDNVTEEDVKEAAELVLPHRMRKKPFQQSQMDQEKLEQTLKEQQQQKQQQKQQQEKQQQQKQQEKQQREQQQEPDGDDKKKLMNL; the protein is encoded by the coding sequence ATGTATTATCCATTTTGCGCAATAGTTGGACAGGAGAAGATGAAAAAAGCCTTAATATTAAACGTTGTTAATACAAGATTATGTGGTGTTTTAATAAGGGGCGAAAAGGGAACAGCCAAGTCAACAGCAGTACGTGCACTTGCGGAGCTTTTACCTGAAATAAAGGTGGTAGAAGGATGTCCCTTTGGATGTGACCCGGAGAATCCCGCTCTTATGTGCAAAGATTGCAGGGAAAAGTGGGAAAAAGGAGAAAAATTGCCTGCAATAACAAGAAAAATGCGTGTAATAGACCTTCCTATAAGTGCTACGGAAGACAGGGTCGTAGGTACCATTGATATAGAAAAGGCAATAAAAAAAGGAGAAAAATCCTTTGAACCGGGTGTACTTGCAGAAGCCAACAGAGGTATTCTCTATGTCGACGAAGTAAATCTCTTAGATGACCATGTGGTAGACATATTATTAGACTCGGCAGCGATGGGTGTAAACATTGTAGAGAGGGAAGGAGTATCCTATTCACATCCTGCCAACTTCATACTTGTAGGGACGATGAATCCGGAAGAAGGAGATTTAAGACCGCAGCTTTTAGACAGATTTGGGCTGTGTGTAACCGTAGAAGGAATAGAAGACCCAAAAGACCGTGTGGAGATAATAAAAAATACCCTTGCATTTGAAGAAGACCCAGCGAAATTTTCTGAGAAATGGGAAGAGAAGCAGGAAGAATTAAGGCAAAAGATTGTAAATGCCAAAAAACTTCTGCCAAAGGTAAAGGTTGATGATGAGATGCTAGAACTGATAGCGCATATTTCCCTTGATATGGGAGTGGATGGTCACAGGGCAGATATAATAATGATGAAGACAGCATCAACCATTGCAGCATATAAAGGCAAAGACAATGTAACAGAAGAAGATGTAAAAGAAGCGGCAGAACTTGTATTACCGCATAGAATGAGAAAGAAACCCTTCCAGCAATCCCAGATGGACCAAGAAAAATTGGAACAGACATTAAAAGAACAGCAACAGCAAAAGCAGCAGCAAAAACAACAGCAGGAAAAACAACAACAGCAAAAACAGCAGGAAAAACAACAGCGAGAACAGCAGCAAGAACCTGATGGTGATGATAAAAAAAAACTGATGAATCTTTAG
- a CDS encoding vWA domain-containing protein: MLSKDKNLRRKGSGRRSLTRINNRSGRYVRSRIQRETNDIAFDATLRAAAPYQLNRDKEGLAISIKDKDIREKVREKKIGNFIVFILDASGSMNANQRIKETKGAIVSLLLDAYQKRDEVAMVVFKGDAAEVVLPPTSSVELAYKLTEELPTGGKTPLADGLNKGLEVIKNARYKNPDIYPVVVLISDGRANVSIGSKKPIEEVREIASLVKKEEIKSIVIDVEKDNFITFGLAKEIADLMDAKYYKIDNLKAETIIDAVKESL, from the coding sequence GTGCTTTCAAAAGATAAGAATTTAAGGAGAAAAGGATCTGGAAGAAGGAGCCTTACAAGGATTAATAATAGGTCAGGAAGATATGTCAGAAGCAGGATACAAAGGGAAACTAATGATATAGCTTTTGATGCAACATTAAGAGCAGCGGCTCCCTATCAGTTGAATCGTGATAAAGAAGGGCTTGCAATATCGATTAAGGACAAGGATATAAGAGAAAAAGTAAGGGAAAAAAAGATTGGGAATTTTATTGTATTTATTCTTGATGCCAGCGGTTCAATGAATGCCAATCAGCGTATAAAAGAAACAAAAGGTGCTATTGTATCTCTTTTATTAGATGCATATCAAAAAAGAGATGAGGTGGCAATGGTTGTATTTAAAGGTGATGCGGCAGAGGTGGTTTTACCGCCAACCTCTAGTGTGGAACTGGCATATAAATTAACGGAAGAACTGCCTACCGGAGGTAAGACCCCTTTGGCAGATGGCTTGAATAAAGGGTTAGAGGTTATTAAAAACGCAAGGTACAAAAATCCTGATATATATCCTGTAGTTGTGCTGATTTCAGATGGAAGAGCGAATGTAAGTATAGGTTCAAAAAAACCGATAGAAGAGGTTCGCGAAATTGCATCACTGGTAAAAAAGGAAGAGATAAAATCTATTGTTATCGATGTTGAAAAGGATAATTTTATAACTTTTGGACTTGCAAAAGAAATTGCAGACCTAATGGATGCAAAATATTATAAGATTGACAATCTAAAAGCTGAAACCATAATAGATGCGGTAAAAGAATCATTGTAA
- a CDS encoding HlyD family efflux transporter periplasmic adaptor subunit: protein MGKNIFKILLIIAVILYIGKVSFNAITGKDKTALVNYGNLTEAISTDAYIIRNETIIDSPITGEIKKMVLSGERVPKGTKIAEVISSNLDKNKLKELDDINKKIQEIKNNASNNPYEADIENLENLIKKEEEKYQNAVKNNSNSADELKKQIEDLKNKKEQIINKGPSSLKDLEDLKNQKTLLEQVINPNLALINAPEAGMVSFYFDKYENQLDTKKMYNLTSEMLSKITTEPIEKNGNLKQNNMLVKIIDNSKWYLAIPINKDDYKLIKEGEKIKVNIDGYDNQLRGDVLKVYKTDGKAYIAIINMIDMYKDFYKVRKVKVNLILNDYTGYEVPKSSVINNKGKTGVFILNNIKYPVFKEVIVKAENDKIAIIENKDMVSGIKMYDKVAVNGKDYVSK from the coding sequence ATGGGAAAAAATATATTCAAAATTTTATTAATAATAGCTGTTATATTGTATATAGGAAAAGTTTCATTTAATGCAATAACAGGAAAAGATAAAACGGCTTTGGTTAACTACGGTAATTTAACCGAGGCGATTAGTACGGATGCATACATCATCAGAAATGAAACGATTATAGATTCACCTATTACAGGTGAAATAAAGAAAATGGTTTTAAGCGGAGAAAGGGTGCCAAAAGGTACAAAGATAGCAGAAGTAATATCTTCAAACTTGGATAAAAATAAATTAAAAGAATTAGATGATATAAATAAAAAAATACAGGAAATCAAAAATAATGCTTCTAATAATCCATATGAAGCAGATATAGAAAATCTTGAAAATTTAATTAAAAAAGAAGAGGAAAAATATCAGAATGCTGTTAAAAATAACAGCAACTCTGCAGATGAACTTAAAAAGCAAATCGAAGATTTGAAGAACAAAAAAGAACAGATTATAAATAAGGGACCTTCATCATTAAAAGACCTTGAGGATTTAAAAAATCAGAAAACACTTTTAGAGCAAGTGATTAATCCAAATTTGGCTTTAATAAATGCTCCTGAAGCAGGAATGGTAAGTTTTTACTTTGATAAATATGAAAATCAATTAGACACAAAAAAAATGTATAATTTGACTTCTGAAATGTTGAGTAAAATCACTACAGAACCAATTGAAAAAAATGGCAATTTAAAGCAAAATAACATGCTTGTTAAAATAATAGATAATTCAAAATGGTATTTAGCTATTCCGATAAATAAAGATGATTATAAATTAATAAAAGAAGGAGAAAAAATAAAAGTTAACATAGATGGATATGATAATCAATTAAGAGGAGATGTTTTAAAAGTTTATAAAACGGATGGCAAAGCATATATTGCTATTATTAATATGATAGATATGTATAAGGATTTTTATAAGGTACGGAAGGTAAAAGTAAATTTAATTTTAAATGATTATACAGGTTATGAAGTTCCAAAATCATCTGTTATAAATAATAAAGGTAAGACGGGGGTATTTATTTTAAATAATATAAAATATCCTGTTTTTAAGGAGGTAATTGTAAAAGCAGAAAATGATAAAATAGCAATAATTGAAAATAAAGACATGGTTTCAGGGATAAAAATGTATGACAAGGTAGCTGTGAATGGCAAGGATTATGTTTCAAAATAG
- a CDS encoding YggS family pyridoxal phosphate-dependent enzyme: MDILENIEDIKKNIKLSAGKVNRNPDEILLLAVTKTVNIDRIKEAVSFGLKDIGENKVQELCDKYPYLKDLTNFHFIGHLQTNKVKYIIDKVKMIYSLDSMRLAEEIDKRAKQKNLIMDCLVEVNVAGEKSKYGVLPDDTIDFIKMLERFKNIRIKGLMTVAPNIPAEDVRPYFKKMKELFDNLKNVCQSNVDAKYLSMGMTNDYKVAIEEGANIIRIGTGIFGKRLYKMEGN; this comes from the coding sequence ATGGACATATTAGAAAATATAGAAGATATAAAAAAAAATATAAAGTTAAGTGCTGGAAAAGTGAATAGAAATCCTGATGAAATATTGCTTTTAGCAGTGACAAAAACAGTAAATATTGATAGAATAAAAGAAGCAGTTTCATTTGGTTTGAAAGATATAGGTGAAAATAAGGTTCAGGAACTTTGTGATAAATATCCATATTTAAAAGATTTGACTAATTTCCATTTTATTGGACATTTACAGACGAATAAGGTTAAATATATTATTGATAAGGTCAAAATGATTTATTCCTTAGATAGTATGCGATTAGCAGAAGAAATTGATAAAAGAGCAAAACAAAAGAATCTTATTATGGATTGTCTTGTTGAAGTTAATGTTGCGGGAGAAAAGAGTAAATATGGGGTATTACCGGATGATACGATTGATTTTATTAAAATGCTTGAAAGGTTTAAAAATATAAGAATAAAAGGATTAATGACAGTTGCGCCAAATATTCCGGCAGAAGATGTAAGACCTTATTTTAAAAAAATGAAAGAATTATTTGACAACCTCAAAAATGTATGTCAGTCTAATGTAGATGCTAAATATCTATCGATGGGTATGACAAATGATTATAAAGTTGCTATTGAGGAAGGAGCAAATATTATACGTATAGGAACAGGTATTTTTGGGAAAAGATTATATAAGATGGAGGGGAATTAA
- a CDS encoding cell division protein SepF, with the protein MSGNVINKLLSFFGMEEPEEIDETERVIPFNKKTKIVNIHTQPQVKVLIAKPEEFQQAQNICLELKNKKPVIIDVQSMDKNDAQRLIDFISGAIFALNGEIKKISNFIFLVVPDNFDISGDIQEQVNSIYNLSK; encoded by the coding sequence ATGTCAGGTAATGTAATTAACAAATTGTTAAGCTTTTTCGGCATGGAGGAGCCTGAAGAAATTGACGAAACTGAAAGAGTCATTCCTTTTAATAAAAAAACTAAAATAGTGAATATACATACACAACCACAGGTGAAGGTACTCATTGCAAAACCGGAAGAATTTCAACAGGCACAAAATATATGCTTGGAATTAAAAAATAAAAAGCCGGTGATAATTGATGTACAATCAATGGATAAGAATGATGCTCAGCGGTTGATAGATTTTATAAGTGGAGCTATTTTTGCACTTAATGGTGAGATAAAAAAAATCTCAAATTTTATATTTTTAGTAGTACCGGATAATTTTGATATATCTGGAGACATTCAAGAACAGGTCAATTCAATATACAATTTGTCTAAATAA
- a CDS encoding YggT family protein produces the protein MSTNLTTILTTLNYFFEVINWLILIRVILSLLRMENMANPISKFVIIVTEPILEPFRKLQYMSSYGRNLMLDFSPILAIIVIQYLIKPIIVKLVLMFMG, from the coding sequence TTGTCAACAAATCTTACTACTATATTAACTACACTAAATTACTTTTTTGAAGTAATTAACTGGCTTATATTGATAAGAGTCATACTCTCGCTTTTAAGAATGGAGAATATGGCAAATCCGATTTCTAAATTTGTTATAATAGTAACAGAACCAATACTTGAACCTTTCAGGAAACTTCAGTATATGTCTTCATATGGTAGAAATTTAATGCTGGATTTTTCGCCGATTTTAGCAATAATTGTAATTCAGTATCTGATAAAACCAATTATTGTAAAACTTGTGTTAATGTTTATGGGTTAA
- a CDS encoding DivIVA domain-containing protein has protein sequence MLTPMDIHNKEFKRSFRGYNENEVDEFLDKVSEDYEILYKENSDLKDRINLINDKLQSYNDMEKTLNNTLIVAQNTAEGLKQNAAKEAELIIQQAQQNAEIILQKANQEVVKIRTELENLKKKLNIFKAKFKILLEGQLESVLSIDENEFFEEEGESHERE, from the coding sequence ATGTTAACACCTATGGATATACATAATAAGGAATTTAAACGTTCCTTCAGGGGGTATAATGAAAATGAGGTTGATGAATTTTTAGATAAGGTTTCAGAAGATTATGAAATACTATATAAGGAAAATTCCGATTTAAAAGATAGAATAAATTTAATTAATGACAAATTGCAAAGTTACAATGATATGGAAAAGACATTAAACAATACTCTAATTGTTGCTCAAAATACAGCCGAAGGATTGAAGCAAAATGCCGCAAAAGAGGCTGAACTTATCATACAGCAAGCCCAACAAAATGCTGAAATTATACTTCAAAAAGCTAATCAGGAGGTTGTAAAGATAAGGACGGAATTAGAAAATTTAAAAAAGAAATTGAATATTTTCAAAGCAAAATTTAAAATACTTCTGGAGGGTCAATTAGAATCAGTCCTTTCAATAGATGAAAATGAATTTTTTGAAGAAGAAGGGGAATCACATGAAAGAGAATAG
- a CDS encoding TM1266 family iron-only hydrogenase system putative regulator → MKENRLAVVGILVKNRKTSSDMVNHILSEFGDIIVGRMGIPYREKGISVIALIINGTTDEIGALTGKLGNIDGVKVRSAITT, encoded by the coding sequence ATGAAAGAGAATAGACTTGCTGTTGTTGGTATTCTTGTGAAAAATAGAAAAACATCCTCAGATATGGTTAATCATATACTAAGTGAATTTGGAGACATCATTGTTGGTAGGATGGGCATACCTTATCGAGAAAAAGGCATTTCTGTTATAGCCTTGATTATAAATGGAACAACTGATGAAATTGGTGCTTTAACAGGAAAATTGGGTAATATAGATGGAGTAAAAGTACGTTCGGCAATAACAACATAA
- the ileS gene encoding isoleucine--tRNA ligase: protein MDYNKTLNLPKTDFPMRANLPVREPEILKKWDDMDIYHKSLEKNKGKIKYILHDGPPYANGNIHLGTAMNKVIKDIVVKYKTMAGFDSPYVPGWDTHGLPIEQQAIKTLGIKRHEVSPVEFRKVCRDFALSQIEIQKAQFIRLGVRGDWKNPYLTLRPEYEAKQIEVFGEMAKKGYIYKGLKPVYWCTDCETALAEAEIEYSDVKSDSIYVKFRVVDDNGKFKGIIDDSKNIYFVIWTTTTWTLPANLAICLNPDFEYALAKYGSEVYIMAKDMLNNVEKETGLFSPEILAIFKGKELEGIKTKHPLFDRESIIILGDHVTLESGTGCVHTAPGHGEEDFIVGQKYGLDVLNPVDDKGYFTEKAGKYEGMFYEKANKVIKEDLEKVNGLLASKTIVHSYPHCWRCKHPVIFRATEQWFASVEGFRNEALNAIKEVNWIPAWGEDRITNMVKDRHDWCISRQRIWGVPIPIFYCEKCGKELINDDTINAVKELFREEGSDAWFKKSAEEILPKDIKCEKCGSHKFKKETDIMDVWFDSGSSHAAVLEIRPELRWPCDLYLEGSDQHRGWFQSSLLTSVATKGKAPYKNVLTHGFVVDGEGRKMSKSLGNGIDPADVVKEYGADILRLWTVSADFTSDMRISKDILKQMTEAYRKVRNTAKFLLSNIYDFDPDKDMVQYENLLEIDKWALYKLNMLIKDLTESFDKYRYFDFLHIVHTFCVVDMSNLYLDILKDRLYTFPAESKERRAAQTVLYIILDSLTRLIAPVLTYTSEEIWSYMPHDTKSNYESVQLAEWPKAREIYDNKDIIERWNRLFDIRKDISKALEISRGNKEIGHSLEAQIDIYASEEIYNFLKQFENEFETVFIVSKVLLHLLDDKMPQGAYKSENLELGIKVSNAPGTKCERCWMYSETVGTIKEHPTICSRCASHIQ, encoded by the coding sequence ATGGATTACAACAAGACGCTAAACTTACCAAAAACTGATTTTCCAATGAGGGCGAATCTTCCGGTTAGAGAGCCTGAAATACTAAAAAAATGGGATGATATGGATATATACCATAAATCCTTAGAAAAAAATAAAGGAAAAATTAAATATATATTACATGATGGACCGCCGTATGCAAATGGGAATATACATCTTGGGACAGCAATGAATAAGGTAATAAAGGATATTGTTGTAAAATATAAAACCATGGCAGGTTTTGATTCACCATATGTCCCGGGATGGGATACCCATGGACTACCGATTGAACAGCAGGCAATAAAGACCCTTGGAATAAAAAGACATGAAGTAAGTCCTGTCGAATTTAGAAAAGTATGTCGTGATTTTGCCCTTTCACAAATTGAAATACAAAAAGCACAATTTATTAGATTGGGAGTAAGGGGGGACTGGAAAAATCCATATCTTACATTAAGACCGGAATATGAGGCTAAACAAATAGAAGTGTTTGGTGAAATGGCTAAAAAGGGATATATATATAAAGGCTTAAAACCTGTATACTGGTGTACCGATTGTGAAACAGCTCTTGCTGAGGCGGAAATTGAGTATTCTGATGTAAAATCAGATTCAATATATGTCAAGTTCAGAGTTGTTGATGACAACGGTAAATTCAAAGGTATCATCGATGATTCAAAAAATATATACTTTGTAATATGGACCACAACCACATGGACATTACCGGCAAATCTTGCCATATGTTTAAATCCGGATTTTGAATATGCGCTTGCTAAATATGGCAGTGAAGTATATATAATGGCAAAGGATATGTTGAATAATGTTGAAAAAGAAACAGGGCTATTTAGTCCTGAAATATTAGCAATATTTAAAGGTAAAGAACTTGAAGGCATTAAAACAAAACACCCATTGTTTGATAGAGAATCAATAATAATTTTAGGGGATCATGTGACATTGGAATCTGGTACAGGCTGTGTTCATACAGCACCTGGACATGGTGAAGAAGATTTTATAGTCGGGCAAAAATATGGGCTTGATGTTTTAAATCCGGTTGATGATAAGGGGTATTTTACAGAAAAAGCGGGAAAATATGAAGGAATGTTTTATGAAAAAGCCAATAAGGTTATAAAAGAAGACCTTGAAAAAGTCAATGGGCTTCTTGCATCAAAAACAATAGTACACTCATACCCGCACTGCTGGAGATGTAAACATCCTGTAATATTTAGAGCAACCGAGCAGTGGTTTGCATCTGTAGAAGGATTCAGAAATGAGGCTCTTAATGCGATAAAAGAAGTAAACTGGATTCCTGCATGGGGGGAAGACAGAATAACAAATATGGTAAAAGATAGGCATGATTGGTGCATTTCAAGGCAGAGAATATGGGGGGTTCCTATTCCTATATTTTATTGTGAAAAATGTGGTAAGGAATTAATTAATGATGATACAATAAACGCCGTAAAAGAATTATTCAGGGAAGAAGGCTCTGATGCATGGTTTAAAAAGAGTGCCGAGGAAATATTACCCAAAGATATAAAATGTGAAAAATGTGGTTCACATAAATTTAAAAAAGAAACAGATATAATGGATGTTTGGTTTGATTCGGGTTCAAGCCATGCCGCGGTCCTTGAAATACGCCCGGAGTTAAGGTGGCCATGTGACCTGTATCTTGAAGGTTCAGATCAGCATAGAGGATGGTTTCAGTCTTCCCTCTTAACATCTGTTGCAACGAAAGGAAAAGCCCCGTACAAAAATGTATTGACACATGGTTTTGTAGTTGACGGCGAAGGAAGGAAAATGTCAAAATCTCTTGGAAATGGCATTGACCCAGCTGACGTTGTAAAAGAATATGGCGCTGATATATTGAGGTTATGGACTGTATCAGCCGATTTTACTTCAGATATGAGGATATCAAAAGATATACTGAAGCAGATGACAGAAGCATATAGAAAAGTTAGAAACACTGCGAAATTTCTTTTAAGCAACATATATGACTTTGATCCTGATAAAGATATGGTACAATATGAGAATTTATTAGAAATAGATAAATGGGCATTATACAAGTTGAACATGCTTATAAAGGACCTTACGGAGTCATTTGACAAGTACAGGTATTTTGATTTTCTGCATATTGTTCACACATTTTGTGTTGTTGATATGAGCAACTTATATCTTGATATATTAAAGGACAGGTTGTATACCTTCCCTGCTGAATCAAAAGAAAGACGTGCAGCCCAGACAGTACTTTATATAATTCTTGACAGCTTAACAAGATTGATAGCACCGGTATTGACATATACTTCTGAAGAGATATGGAGTTATATGCCGCATGATACTAAGAGTAATTATGAAAGTGTACAGCTTGCAGAATGGCCGAAGGCAAGGGAAATATATGATAATAAGGATATAATTGAAAGATGGAACAGATTATTTGATATCAGGAAAGATATTTCAAAAGCATTAGAGATATCAAGAGGGAATAAAGAAATAGGGCATTCTCTTGAAGCCCAGATTGATATTTATGCTTCTGAAGAAATATATAATTTTTTAAAGCAATTTGAGAATGAATTTGAAACAGTATTTATTGTATCTAAGGTTTTATTGCATTTATTGGATGATAAGATGCCTCAAGGAGCATATAAAAGCGAAAATTTAGAATTGGGTATTAAAGTTAGCAATGCTCCCGGTACTAAATGCGAAAGATGCTGGATGTACAGTGAAACAGTAGGTACAATCAAGGAACATCCGACAATTTGCTCAAGGTGTGCTTCACATATACAATAA
- a CDS encoding 5'-methylthioadenosine/adenosylhomocysteine nucleosidase, with the protein MKIGLIGAMDEEVDILKHEMNLKEVLKRAGMDYYTGLLQNTNVVIVRSGIGKVNAAIAAQILISEFNIDYIINTGVAGGLKREVNVGDIVVSTDALEHDFDATAFGCKLGEIPRMDESIFKADKKLIDIALIAAKDNIKGEIFAGRIISGDKFVSSKAEVKRLGEIFDAYAVEMEGAAIAHVAYLNKIPFVIIRSISDNADDNATVDFKTFVEKASITSSNIVKEMLEKFR; encoded by the coding sequence ATGAAAATCGGATTAATAGGGGCAATGGATGAGGAAGTAGACATATTAAAGCATGAAATGAATCTAAAAGAAGTATTAAAACGCGCCGGAATGGATTATTATACCGGTTTATTGCAGAATACGAATGTTGTAATTGTAAGGTCTGGCATTGGTAAAGTAAATGCAGCTATTGCAGCACAAATTTTAATATCTGAATTTAATATCGATTATATAATAAATACTGGTGTTGCAGGAGGACTAAAAAGAGAAGTTAATGTTGGGGATATAGTTGTTTCAACAGATGCATTAGAACATGATTTTGACGCAACTGCCTTTGGATGTAAACTTGGTGAAATACCAAGGATGGATGAAAGCATATTCAAAGCAGATAAAAAGCTTATTGATATTGCATTAATTGCAGCAAAAGATAATATTAAAGGTGAAATATTTGCAGGCAGGATAATCTCAGGGGATAAATTTGTTTCATCAAAGGCAGAAGTTAAAAGGCTTGGAGAAATATTTGATGCGTATGCGGTGGAAATGGAGGGCGCCGCAATTGCGCATGTTGCATATTTAAATAAAATACCTTTTGTAATCATCAGAAGTATTTCAGATAATGCAGATGATAATGCAACTGTTGATTTTAAGACCTTTGTTGAAAAAGCTTCTATAACTTCCAGCAATATAGTAAAAGAGATGTTGGAAAAATTCAGGTAA
- a CDS encoding helix-turn-helix transcriptional regulator, with product MVNEMTIVLELLADKIANKYKTNIKEQELNNGNIKLTDNQIEILLMLAKGYKELTISIELEVKPVTVKYRKRKIIEKLCVTSIQEAVAKAVKLNLIDIK from the coding sequence ATGGTGAATGAAATGACTATCGTTTTAGAATTGCTTGCAGATAAAATTGCCAATAAATATAAAACCAATATAAAAGAGCAGGAACTAAATAACGGCAATATAAAATTAACTGATAATCAGATAGAGATATTGCTAATGCTTGCAAAGGGTTATAAAGAATTGACCATATCGATAGAGCTTGAAGTTAAACCGGTTACTGTAAAATATCGTAAGAGGAAAATAATTGAGAAGCTATGCGTAACAAGCATTCAGGAAGCAGTTGCAAAAGCAGTTAAATTAAATTTAATAGATATAAAGTGA
- a CDS encoding CPBP family intramembrane glutamic endopeptidase, giving the protein MIGSISLKSWLDELKNGRRFWLPVVFNIIGEIIAFGIGMILSAMLPNLDDGLNVFKLTGWISLIAFIITTILLPSIAEESFYRKGIINFNSKTSLIFSSIIGIILYASEHSLKPLGLLISAIWAIPFTITYIRTKNIYIPMTAHFICNFAANGMTAVIMAAKMLKIL; this is encoded by the coding sequence ATGATAGGTTCAATTAGTTTAAAGAGCTGGCTTGATGAATTGAAAAATGGCAGAAGATTTTGGTTACCTGTTGTATTTAATATAATAGGAGAAATTATTGCTTTCGGAATTGGAATGATATTATCAGCTATGTTGCCAAATCTTGATGATGGGCTGAATGTTTTTAAATTGACTGGATGGATATCTCTCATAGCGTTTATCATAACAACAATACTTCTTCCTTCGATAGCGGAAGAATCTTTTTATAGAAAGGGAATAATAAATTTTAATAGTAAAACTTCGCTTATTTTTTCATCCATTATTGGGATTATATTGTATGCAAGCGAGCATTCGCTTAAACCTTTAGGACTACTAATATCAGCTATATGGGCTATTCCATTCACTATAACGTATATTAGGACAAAAAATATTTATATACCAATGACTGCACATTTTATATGCAATTTTGCGGCAAATGGTATGACCGCTGTAATTATGGCAGCTAAAATGTTAAAAATATTATGA